A section of the Bradyrhizobium oligotrophicum S58 genome encodes:
- a CDS encoding PrkA family serine protein kinase: protein MYNDSLFNAFARSFEARSQTDMSMQEYLESCRADPMRYANAAERLLAAIGEPQMIDTAKDPRLGRIFLNRTVRLYPAFAGFFGMEDTIERIVGFFRHAAQGLEERKQILYLLGPVGGGKSSLAERLKQLMETHPIYVLKAGDELSPVFESPLGLFDPDTLGPMLEEKYGIPRRRLSGLMSPWCYKRLESFGGDISQFRVAKIQPSRLRQIGIAKTEPGDENNQDISSLVGKVDIRKLETYAQNDPDAYSYSGGLNRANQGILEFVEMFKAPIKMLHPLLTATQEGNYIGTENIGAIPYNGVILAHSNESEWQSFKTNKNNEAFIDRICVIKVPYCLRTTEERKIYEKLIQGSELATAPCAPATLDTLARFSVMSRLRKHENSTLYAKMRVYDGESLKESDPKARSVQEYRDAAGVDEGMDGISTRFAFKVLAATYNHDTSEVSADAVHLMYVLEQSIKREQLPEEIEKRYLEFIKADLAPRYAEFIGHEIQKAYLESYSDYGQNLFDRYVDYADAWIEDQDFKDPDTGQLLNRELLNQELTKIEKPAGIANPKDFRNEVVKFSLRSRAQNGGKNPSWTSYEKIREVIEKRIFSQVEDLLPVISFGTKKDGDTEKKHDDFVARMVERGYTERQVRRLVEWYMRVKQAG from the coding sequence ATGTACAACGATTCGTTGTTCAACGCGTTCGCTAGGTCGTTCGAGGCGCGAAGCCAGACCGACATGTCGATGCAGGAATATCTGGAATCGTGTCGAGCCGACCCGATGCGATACGCGAACGCGGCTGAACGACTACTAGCTGCCATCGGCGAGCCTCAGATGATCGACACGGCCAAGGACCCACGCCTTGGCCGTATTTTTTTGAACCGGACGGTTCGGCTCTATCCTGCTTTCGCCGGCTTCTTCGGGATGGAAGATACGATCGAGCGCATCGTCGGCTTCTTCCGGCACGCCGCGCAAGGTCTCGAAGAGCGCAAGCAGATCCTCTATCTGCTCGGACCGGTCGGTGGCGGCAAGTCGTCGCTCGCCGAACGGCTGAAGCAGCTGATGGAAACCCATCCGATCTATGTGCTCAAGGCCGGTGACGAGTTGAGCCCGGTCTTCGAATCGCCGCTCGGCCTGTTCGATCCCGACACGCTGGGCCCGATGCTCGAAGAGAAATACGGCATTCCGCGCCGCCGTCTGTCGGGACTGATGAGCCCGTGGTGCTACAAGCGGCTCGAATCCTTCGGCGGTGACATCTCGCAGTTCCGCGTCGCCAAGATCCAGCCGTCGCGGCTGCGCCAGATCGGCATCGCCAAGACCGAGCCGGGCGACGAGAACAACCAGGACATCTCCTCGCTGGTCGGCAAGGTCGACATCCGCAAGCTCGAGACCTACGCCCAGAACGATCCCGACGCCTACAGCTATTCCGGAGGCCTCAACCGCGCCAACCAAGGCATTCTCGAATTCGTCGAGATGTTCAAGGCACCGATCAAGATGCTGCATCCGCTGCTGACGGCGACGCAGGAAGGCAACTATATCGGCACCGAAAACATCGGTGCGATCCCGTACAACGGCGTGATCCTCGCCCACTCCAACGAGTCCGAGTGGCAGAGCTTCAAGACCAACAAGAACAACGAGGCCTTCATCGACCGCATCTGCGTCATCAAGGTGCCGTACTGCCTGCGGACCACCGAAGAGCGCAAGATCTACGAGAAGCTGATCCAGGGCTCCGAGCTCGCCACCGCGCCCTGCGCGCCGGCGACCTTGGACACCTTGGCCCGCTTCTCGGTGATGTCGCGGCTGCGCAAGCACGAGAACTCGACGCTGTACGCCAAGATGCGGGTCTATGACGGCGAGAGCCTGAAGGAGTCCGATCCCAAGGCGCGCAGCGTGCAGGAATATCGCGACGCCGCCGGCGTCGACGAGGGCATGGACGGCATCTCCACCCGCTTTGCCTTCAAGGTGCTGGCCGCGACCTACAATCACGACACGTCGGAAGTGTCGGCCGATGCCGTGCACCTGATGTACGTGCTGGAGCAGTCGATCAAGCGCGAGCAGCTGCCGGAGGAAATCGAGAAGCGCTATCTCGAATTCATCAAGGCCGACCTGGCGCCGCGCTACGCCGAGTTCATCGGTCACGAGATCCAGAAGGCCTATCTGGAATCCTACTCTGACTATGGCCAGAACCTGTTCGACCGTTACGTCGACTATGCCGACGCATGGATCGAGGATCAGGACTTCAAGGATCCCGATACGGGACAGCTGCTCAATCGCGAGCTCTTGAACCAGGAGCTGACCAAGATCGAGAAGCCGGCCGGGATCGCCAACCCGAAGGACTTCCGCAACGAGGTTGTCAAGTTCTCGCTGCGCTCCCGGGCCCAGAATGGTGGCAAAAATCCGTCCTGGACCTCCTACGAAAAGATCCGCGAAGTCATCGAAAAGAGGATATTCTCGCAGGTCGAAGATCTGCTTCCGGTCATCTCGTTCGGCACCAAGAAGGACGGCGATACCGAGAAGAAGCACGACGACTTCGTCGCGCGCATGGTCGAACGCGGCTACACCGAGCGGCAGGTCCGCCGGCTGGTCGAGTGGTACATGCGGGTGAAGCAGGCGGGTTGA
- a CDS encoding YeaH/YhbH family protein, which yields MHIIDRRLNPGGKSLENRQRFLRRAKALVQGAVKKTSQDRDIKDVLEGGEVSIPLDGMDEPRFRREGGTRDMVLPGNKKFVEGDILPRSGDGSGRKSAPGQGDSEDAFRFVLSKEEFVNLFLDDLELPDLAKRKFAEAESEGLVRAGYATSGSPANISISRTVTRALARRVALRRPRPEAIAELEAQLEQETDEDKRAALLAEIEALKAKAKRIPFIDPIDIRYRRFEAVPKPIAQAVMFCLMDVSGSMSEHMKDLAKRFYMLLYVFLTRRYRHVEIVFIRHTDRAEEVDEQTFFYGPASGGTLVSSALQCMHDIVRSRFRPSDWNIYAAQASDGDNATSDSENVARLLTDNILPVTQFFAYLEVGESGTYSFEMPDSALWSLYERLRANGEPLSMRKVRDRSEIFPVFHDLFQRRGTTQERAAS from the coding sequence ATGCACATCATTGATCGGCGCCTGAATCCGGGCGGCAAAAGTCTCGAAAACCGTCAGCGATTTTTGCGCCGGGCCAAGGCGTTGGTTCAAGGAGCCGTGAAGAAGACGTCGCAGGACCGCGACATCAAGGACGTGCTGGAAGGTGGCGAGGTCTCGATCCCGCTCGACGGCATGGACGAGCCGCGCTTCCGCCGCGAGGGCGGAACCCGCGACATGGTGCTGCCTGGGAACAAGAAGTTCGTCGAAGGCGACATCCTGCCGCGGTCCGGTGACGGCAGCGGCCGCAAATCGGCGCCGGGGCAGGGCGACAGCGAGGACGCCTTCCGCTTCGTGCTGAGCAAAGAAGAGTTCGTCAACCTCTTCCTCGACGATCTCGAACTGCCCGATCTCGCCAAGCGCAAGTTCGCCGAGGCCGAGAGCGAAGGGCTGGTGCGCGCCGGCTATGCGACCTCGGGCTCGCCGGCCAATATTTCGATCAGCCGCACCGTCACCCGGGCGCTGGCCCGCCGCGTCGCGTTGCGCCGTCCGCGGCCTGAGGCGATTGCCGAGCTCGAAGCCCAGCTGGAGCAGGAGACCGACGAGGACAAGCGCGCCGCGCTGCTGGCCGAGATCGAGGCGCTGAAGGCCAAGGCCAAGCGCATCCCCTTCATCGATCCGATCGACATCCGCTACCGCCGCTTCGAGGCCGTGCCGAAGCCGATCGCGCAGGCCGTGATGTTCTGCCTGATGGACGTGTCGGGCTCGATGTCCGAGCACATGAAGGACCTCGCCAAGCGGTTCTACATGCTGCTCTACGTGTTCCTGACCCGGCGCTACCGCCATGTGGAGATCGTGTTCATCCGCCATACCGATCGCGCCGAAGAGGTCGACGAGCAGACCTTCTTCTACGGACCGGCCTCCGGCGGCACCTTGGTGTCGAGCGCCCTGCAATGCATGCACGACATCGTCCGCTCGCGCTTCCGCCCCAGCGATTGGAATATCTACGCGGCGCAGGCCTCCGACGGCGACAACGCGACCTCGGATTCCGAGAACGTCGCGCGGCTGCTGACGGACAACATCCTGCCCGTGACGCAGTTCTTCGCCTATCTCGAGGTCGGCGAATCCGGCACCTATTCGTTCGAGATGCCGGACTCTGCGCTGTGGTCGCTCTATGAGCGGCTGCGCGCCAATGGCGAGCCGCTATCGATGCGCAAGGTGCGTGACCGCAGCGAGATCTTCCCGGTCTTCCACGACCTGTTTCAGCGTCGCGGCACGACGCAGGAAAGGGCGGCGTCATGA
- the zwf gene encoding glucose-6-phosphate dehydrogenase: MTHPRQPQHQKPDACAFVIFGVTGDLTHRLVLPSLYNLAASHLLPDRFCIVGIARKGMSSEQLRDNLMEGLRKYATRPVEDEVAQRLLQCVTAIEADPSEPDSFDQLKARLEKLEAARETHGNRLFYLATPPSAFAPIAQQLGRVGLLKEDGKAWRRLVVEKPFGTDLASAKKLNDQLLELVTEHQIYRIDHYLGKETVQNILVLRFANGMFEPIWNRHHIDHVQITVEEKLGVGTRGSFYDATGALRDMVPNHLFQLLSLVAMEPPARFDAHTVRSEKAEVLSAIQPLTEQEALQNSVRGQYKAGMVGDAELADYRKTKDVRPDSTTETYAAIKLTIDNWRWAGVPFYLRTGKALGAKRTEVAIKFRQAPFAMFSCTPIDTLAENYLVIGIEPTQSITLQFNTKIPGPTIRTDGVQMKFNYKDYFQAEPATGYETLIYDCMIGDNILFQRADSVEAGWKAVEPFIEAWKKAGRDGLHGYEAGSEGPQAAADLLARDGRSWRKLA; encoded by the coding sequence GTGACCCATCCCCGCCAGCCGCAACATCAGAAGCCCGACGCCTGCGCCTTCGTCATCTTTGGGGTCACCGGCGACCTCACTCACCGGCTCGTGCTGCCGTCGCTCTACAATCTCGCCGCCAGTCACCTGCTGCCCGATCGCTTCTGCATCGTCGGCATCGCCCGCAAGGGCATGTCGAGCGAGCAGCTGCGCGACAATCTGATGGAAGGCCTGCGCAAATACGCGACCCGACCGGTCGAGGACGAGGTCGCCCAGCGGCTCCTGCAATGCGTGACCGCGATCGAGGCCGATCCGAGCGAGCCGGATAGTTTTGACCAACTGAAGGCCAGGCTGGAGAAGCTGGAGGCCGCGCGGGAAACCCACGGCAACCGGCTGTTCTATCTGGCGACGCCGCCGAGCGCTTTCGCGCCGATCGCCCAGCAGCTCGGACGCGTCGGGTTGCTGAAGGAGGACGGCAAGGCGTGGCGGCGCCTGGTGGTGGAAAAGCCGTTCGGCACCGACCTCGCCTCGGCCAAGAAGCTCAACGACCAATTGCTCGAGCTCGTGACCGAGCATCAGATCTACCGGATCGATCACTATCTCGGCAAGGAAACCGTTCAGAACATCCTGGTGCTGCGCTTCGCCAACGGCATGTTCGAGCCGATCTGGAACAGGCACCACATCGACCACGTGCAGATCACCGTGGAAGAAAAGCTCGGCGTCGGCACGCGCGGCAGCTTCTATGATGCGACCGGCGCGCTGCGCGACATGGTGCCGAACCATTTGTTCCAGCTGCTCTCGCTGGTCGCGATGGAGCCGCCGGCGCGGTTCGATGCGCACACCGTTCGCTCCGAAAAGGCCGAAGTGCTCTCGGCCATTCAGCCGCTCACCGAACAGGAAGCGCTGCAGAACTCCGTCCGTGGACAATACAAGGCCGGCATGGTGGGCGACGCGGAGCTCGCCGACTATCGCAAGACCAAGGACGTCCGGCCCGACAGCACGACCGAGACCTATGCCGCGATCAAGCTGACGATCGACAATTGGCGCTGGGCCGGGGTGCCGTTCTATCTACGCACAGGCAAGGCGCTTGGAGCGAAACGCACCGAGGTGGCGATCAAGTTCCGCCAGGCGCCGTTCGCGATGTTCAGCTGCACGCCGATCGACACTTTGGCCGAAAACTATCTGGTCATCGGCATCGAGCCGACCCAGAGCATCACCCTGCAGTTCAACACCAAGATCCCGGGGCCGACCATCCGCACCGACGGCGTGCAGATGAAGTTCAACTACAAGGACTATTTCCAGGCCGAGCCGGCGACGGGCTATGAGACACTGATCTATGACTGCATGATCGGCGACAACATCCTGTTCCAGCGCGCCGACAGCGTCGAGGCCGGCTGGAAGGCGGTAGAGCCGTTCATCGAGGCCTGGAAGAAGGCCGGCCGCGATGGCTTGCATGGCTACGAAGCCGGCAGCGAAGGCCCGCAGGCGGCGGCCGATCTGCTCGCCCGTGACGGCCGCAGCTGGCGCAAGCTGGCCTGA
- the pgl gene encoding 6-phosphogluconolactonase: MTAAAGASWPEAMGTPSPELVRVADKAAMARAAADLLLARIAANSGRIAICLTGGSSPKQLYELLATDAYRDRIPWPRVHWFIGDERFVPPGDPLHNMTMARSAFLDACAPPANIHPIPTDTTDPEDAARAYERELKTFYGAEQLDAARPLFELVLLGIGPDGHVASLFPGFPAADVRDRWVVGVDQAHVAPFVPRVSLTLPVLASCRTVLFEVGGADKRPILTRVLAGEDLPANRARSDHQTILLIDAAASPETSADQSTSGLPQALIIMGVAGSGKSTIGKALGERLGWRFEDGDSFHPPANVAKMSAGHPLTDEDRWPWLRAIAAEIARCRANGEHIIIACSALKKAYRDILLDHHHDVRIVYLEGSRELIGDRMVHRKGHFMPTGLLDSQFATLEPPGACEHPLTVSVDAPVEAIVDGILQQLHVSQDRA; encoded by the coding sequence GTGACGGCCGCAGCTGGCGCAAGCTGGCCTGAAGCGATGGGCACACCGTCTCCCGAGCTGGTGCGCGTCGCCGACAAGGCCGCGATGGCACGAGCGGCTGCCGATCTCCTGCTTGCGCGGATCGCAGCCAATTCCGGCCGGATCGCGATCTGCCTCACCGGCGGCTCCAGCCCGAAGCAGCTATACGAGCTGCTGGCGACGGACGCCTACCGCGATCGCATCCCCTGGCCGCGCGTGCACTGGTTCATCGGCGACGAGCGCTTCGTGCCGCCTGGAGATCCGCTGCACAACATGACCATGGCACGCAGCGCCTTTCTCGATGCCTGCGCACCGCCCGCGAATATCCACCCGATCCCGACCGACACGACCGATCCGGAGGATGCGGCGCGCGCCTACGAACGCGAGCTGAAGACGTTCTATGGCGCCGAGCAGCTCGATGCGGCGCGGCCGCTGTTCGAGTTGGTGCTGCTCGGCATCGGCCCCGACGGCCACGTTGCGTCGCTTTTTCCCGGCTTCCCTGCGGCCGATGTCAGGGATCGCTGGGTGGTTGGCGTCGACCAGGCCCACGTCGCGCCTTTCGTCCCCAGAGTGAGCTTGACCCTGCCCGTCCTCGCCTCCTGCCGGACCGTGCTGTTCGAGGTGGGCGGCGCCGATAAGCGACCGATCCTCACACGGGTGCTGGCGGGCGAGGACCTGCCCGCCAATCGCGCCCGCTCGGACCATCAGACCATTCTTTTGATCGATGCGGCCGCTTCACCGGAAACATCGGCTGACCAGTCGACGTCGGGGTTGCCGCAGGCGCTCATCATCATGGGCGTGGCCGGGTCCGGCAAGAGCACGATCGGAAAAGCGCTGGGTGAGCGGCTCGGATGGCGCTTCGAGGATGGCGACAGCTTCCATCCGCCGGCCAATGTCGCCAAGATGAGCGCGGGCCACCCCCTCACCGACGAGGATCGCTGGCCGTGGCTCCGGGCGATCGCCGCGGAGATCGCGCGGTGCCGGGCGAACGGCGAGCACATCATCATCGCCTGCTCGGCGCTGAAGAAAGCGTATCGCGACATTCTGCTGGACCACCATCACGACGTTCGCATCGTCTATCTTGAGGGCAGCCGGGAGCTGATCGGTGACAGGATGGTCCACCGCAAAGGCCACTTCATGCCGACAGGGCTGCTCGACAGCCAGTTCGCCACCCTGGAACCACCCGGCGCCTGCGAACATCCTCTCACCGTCTCGGTCGACGCGCCGGTCGAGGCGATCGTCGACGGCATCCTGCAACAGCTTCATGTCAGTCAGGACCGCGCCTGA
- a CDS encoding bifunctional transaldolase/phosoglucose isomerase has protein sequence MNPVKALEQHGQAVWLDFLARGFVSKGDLKRLIDEDGVKGVTSNPAIFEKAIGSSDEYDAPIARALKSGDRSPTQLFEAVAVEDIQNAADVLRPVYDGFDGNDGFVSLEVSPYLAMDSKGTITEAEQLWKAVDRKNLMIKVPATDACLPAIQHLISKGISVNITLLFAQAVYRQVAEAYLAGLEAYVADGGDPSHVASVASFFVSRIDSVVDKQLDEKIAQANDPSEKERLTALKGKIAIANAKMAYQDYKQLFSGERWERLAAKGAKPQRLLWASTGTKNKDYSDVLYVEELIGPNTVNTVPPATLDAFRDHGKVRDSLEEDVESAQDALDELAKSGISLDQITADLVIDGVKQFADAADKLYGAVAFKRATVMGLELGQQTIAAAGDLEKKVAAATEDWRKTAKIRRLWHKDATVWTGRDEHKWLGWLTSAAKADIADYEDYAARVKGQKFSDAVVLGMGGSSLGPEVLAETFPRKAGFPRLHVLDSTDPAQVRAMEKAIDITRTVFIVSSKSGGTTEPNAMKDYFFARVSEAIGPNKAGHRFIAVTDPGSSLEKAARAQGFARIFHGEPTIGGRYSVLSPFGLVPAATAGIDVRRLITHAQSMVRSCGPDVPPLQNPGVQLGLAMGLAGLEGRDKVTIFASPRIADFGAWAEQLIAESTGKEGKGLIPIDGELLADPAVYGDDRFFIDIKVDGDDVPGHDAKLAALEDAGHPVVRIVMKSIDQLGQEFFRFEMATAVAGAVLGINPFDQPDVEAAKIKTRELTAAFEQTGALPAEEPVVSIKGCELYTDTHNAESLREHGADGTLASWLKAHLGRAGDGDYIALLGYIDRNPGNIDTLQNIRLKLRDAKHLATCAEFGPRFLHSTGQAYKGGPDSGVFLQITADDAQDLPIPGQKASFGVIKAAQARGDFDVLTERGRRALRVHLKGNLKSGLKMLDSAISEALS, from the coding sequence ATGAACCCCGTCAAAGCACTCGAACAACACGGCCAGGCGGTCTGGCTCGACTTCCTTGCCCGCGGCTTCGTCTCCAAGGGTGACCTGAAGCGGCTGATCGACGAGGACGGCGTCAAGGGCGTGACGTCCAATCCGGCCATCTTCGAGAAGGCGATCGGCAGCTCGGACGAATATGATGCGCCGATCGCACGGGCGTTGAAGAGCGGAGACCGCTCGCCGACGCAGCTGTTCGAAGCCGTCGCAGTCGAAGACATCCAGAACGCCGCCGACGTGCTTCGCCCTGTCTATGACGGCTTCGACGGCAATGACGGCTTCGTCAGCCTCGAAGTCTCGCCCTATCTGGCGATGGACAGCAAGGGCACCATCACCGAGGCCGAGCAGCTGTGGAAGGCCGTCGACCGCAAGAATCTGATGATCAAGGTGCCGGCGACCGACGCCTGCCTGCCGGCCATCCAGCACCTGATCTCCAAGGGCATCAGCGTCAACATCACGCTACTGTTCGCGCAGGCGGTCTACCGCCAGGTCGCAGAAGCCTATCTCGCCGGGCTCGAAGCCTACGTCGCCGACGGTGGCGATCCGTCCCATGTCGCAAGCGTCGCCTCGTTCTTCGTCAGCCGCATCGACAGCGTCGTGGACAAGCAGCTCGACGAGAAGATCGCGCAGGCCAACGACCCCAGCGAAAAGGAGCGGCTCACCGCTCTGAAGGGCAAGATCGCCATCGCCAACGCCAAGATGGCCTATCAGGACTACAAGCAGCTGTTCTCCGGCGAGCGCTGGGAGCGGCTGGCCGCCAAGGGCGCCAAGCCGCAGCGGCTGCTGTGGGCCTCGACCGGCACCAAGAACAAGGATTACAGCGACGTCCTCTATGTCGAGGAATTGATCGGGCCCAACACGGTCAACACCGTTCCGCCGGCCACGCTGGATGCATTCCGCGACCACGGCAAGGTGCGCGACAGCCTGGAGGAGGACGTCGAGTCGGCCCAGGACGCGCTCGACGAGCTGGCAAAAAGCGGCATTTCGCTCGACCAGATCACCGCCGACCTCGTGATCGATGGCGTCAAGCAGTTCGCCGACGCCGCCGACAAGCTCTACGGCGCAGTCGCCTTCAAGCGGGCGACGGTGATGGGCCTCGAGCTGGGACAGCAGACGATCGCTGCCGCGGGAGATCTCGAGAAGAAGGTCGCAGCCGCCACGGAGGACTGGCGCAAGACCGCCAAGATCCGCCGGCTCTGGCACAAGGACGCGACGGTGTGGACCGGGCGTGACGAGCACAAATGGCTGGGCTGGCTGACCAGCGCCGCGAAGGCCGACATTGCGGATTACGAAGATTACGCCGCGCGTGTGAAGGGACAGAAATTCTCCGACGCCGTCGTGCTCGGCATGGGTGGCTCGAGCCTCGGACCGGAAGTGCTGGCAGAGACGTTCCCGCGGAAAGCCGGCTTCCCCAGGCTGCACGTGCTCGATTCCACTGATCCGGCGCAGGTCCGCGCGATGGAGAAGGCCATCGACATCACCAGGACGGTGTTCATCGTGTCCTCGAAATCGGGCGGCACCACCGAGCCCAACGCGATGAAGGACTATTTCTTCGCCCGCGTCAGCGAGGCGATCGGGCCCAACAAAGCCGGCCACCGCTTCATTGCGGTCACCGACCCCGGCTCATCGCTGGAGAAGGCCGCGCGCGCGCAAGGCTTTGCCCGCATCTTCCATGGCGAGCCGACCATCGGCGGCCGTTATTCAGTACTATCGCCGTTCGGCCTGGTGCCGGCGGCGACGGCAGGGATCGACGTGCGCAGGCTGATCACGCATGCGCAGTCGATGGTGCGCTCCTGCGGCCCGGATGTGCCGCCGCTGCAGAACCCCGGCGTTCAGCTCGGCCTCGCCATGGGTCTTGCCGGGCTCGAAGGCCGCGACAAGGTGACGATCTTCGCCTCCCCCAGGATCGCCGATTTCGGCGCCTGGGCCGAGCAGCTCATCGCGGAGTCCACCGGCAAGGAGGGCAAGGGTCTCATTCCGATCGACGGCGAGCTGCTGGCCGATCCCGCCGTCTATGGCGACGACCGCTTCTTCATCGACATCAAGGTCGATGGCGACGACGTCCCCGGCCATGACGCGAAGCTTGCAGCACTTGAGGACGCCGGCCATCCCGTGGTGCGCATCGTCATGAAGTCGATCGACCAGCTCGGGCAGGAGTTCTTCCGCTTCGAAATGGCGACCGCGGTGGCGGGGGCCGTGCTCGGCATCAACCCGTTCGACCAGCCCGACGTCGAGGCCGCCAAGATCAAGACCCGTGAGCTGACCGCAGCGTTCGAGCAGACCGGCGCACTTCCTGCGGAAGAGCCGGTCGTTTCCATCAAGGGCTGCGAACTCTACACCGACACGCACAATGCCGAGAGCTTGCGCGAGCATGGCGCGGACGGCACGCTCGCCTCCTGGCTGAAGGCGCATCTCGGCCGCGCCGGCGACGGCGACTACATCGCCCTGCTCGGCTATATCGACCGCAATCCCGGCAACATCGATACGCTGCAAAATATCCGGCTCAAGCTGCGCGATGCCAAGCATCTCGCAACCTGCGCCGAGTTCGGCCCGCGCTTCCTGCACTCGACCGGCCAAGCCTACAAAGGCGGTCCGGACAGCGGCGTGTTTCTCCAGATCACCGCCGATGATGCCCAGGATCTGCCGATCCCCGGGCAGAAGGCGAGCTTCGGCGTGATCAAGGCGGCCCAGGCGCGCGGCGATTTCGACGTGCTGACCGAACGCGGACGCCGCGCGTTGCGGGTGCATCTCAAAGGCAATCTGAAATCGGGCCTGAAGATGCTCGACAGCGCGATATCAGAAGCGCTGAGCTAG
- the gnd gene encoding phosphogluconate dehydrogenase (NAD(+)-dependent, decarboxylating), whose product MQLGMIGLGRMGGNIVRRLMRTGHSCVVYDRDAKAVAALVSEGATGAASLEEFVSKLAAPRHAWVMLPAGKITEATVEQLTKLMTSDDVIIDGGNSFWQDDVRRGKALQQRGLHYVDVGTSGGVWGLDRGYCMMIGGEKAVVDRLDPIFASLAPGIGDIPRTPSRDGRDPRVEQGYIHAGPTGAGHFVKMIHNGIEYGLMQAYAEGFDILRNANSEVLPESHRFDLDLADIAEVWRRGSVIPSWLLDLTASALARQPGLEKYSGYVEDSGEGRWTVNAAIDEAVPAEVLTAALFARFRSRQEHTFAEKILSAMREGFGGHKEPEQHPDPARQSGPEIVKPKADLA is encoded by the coding sequence ATGCAGTTGGGTATGATTGGTCTCGGGCGAATGGGCGGCAACATCGTGCGCCGCCTGATGCGCACGGGGCACTCCTGCGTCGTCTACGATCGCGATGCGAAGGCGGTTGCCGCACTCGTTTCCGAAGGCGCGACCGGCGCCGCGAGCCTGGAGGAATTCGTCAGCAAGCTCGCCGCCCCGCGGCACGCCTGGGTGATGCTGCCGGCGGGCAAGATCACCGAGGCGACGGTCGAGCAGCTGACCAAGCTGATGACATCAGATGACGTCATCATCGACGGCGGCAACAGTTTCTGGCAGGACGACGTCCGCCGCGGCAAGGCGCTGCAGCAGCGCGGCCTGCACTATGTCGACGTTGGTACCTCCGGCGGGGTCTGGGGCCTCGACCGCGGCTATTGCATGATGATCGGTGGCGAGAAGGCGGTCGTCGACCGGCTCGACCCCATCTTCGCAAGCCTCGCGCCGGGCATCGGCGACATTCCGCGCACGCCGAGCCGCGACGGCCGCGACCCGCGCGTCGAGCAGGGCTACATCCACGCCGGCCCGACAGGCGCCGGCCATTTCGTCAAGATGATCCACAACGGCATCGAATATGGCCTGATGCAGGCCTATGCTGAGGGTTTCGACATCCTCAGGAATGCGAACAGCGAGGTCCTGCCCGAGTCGCACCGGTTCGATCTCGACCTCGCCGACATCGCCGAAGTTTGGCGCCGCGGCAGCGTCATTCCGTCCTGGCTGCTCGATCTCACCGCGAGCGCGCTGGCGCGGCAGCCGGGACTGGAGAAATACTCCGGTTACGTCGAGGATTCCGGCGAGGGACGCTGGACCGTCAATGCCGCAATCGACGAGGCGGTCCCTGCGGAAGTGCTGACGGCCGCCCTGTTCGCCCGCTTCCGCTCGCGCCAGGAACACACGTTCGCAGAAAAGATTCTCTCGGCGATGCGCGAAGGTTTTGGCGGCCACAAGGAGCCCGAGCAACATCCTGATCCGGCGCGCCAGAGCGGGCCCGAGATCGTCAAGCCAAAGGCCGACCTCGCGTGA